The Amycolatopsis coloradensis sequence CGCGTCGTTGAACAGCAGGTGCGCCTCGTCGAAGAAGAACACAAGCTTCGGCTTGTCGAGGTCGCCCTCTTCGGGCAGCTCCTCGAACAACTCGGCCAGCAGCCACATGAGGAAGGTCGAGAACAGCGCGGGCTTCGACTGGAGGTTGTCCAGCTCCAGCAAGGTCACCATCGCCTTGCCGTCGGCCTCGCGCATCAGGTCGTGGACGTCCAGCTCGGGCTCGCCGAAGAAGTCCTCGCCGCCCTGAGCCTCCAGATTGGACAGCGCCCGGAGGATCACCCCGGCCGTCGCGGCCGAGACGCCGCCGATGCCCTTGAGGTCCTCCTTGCCCTCGTCACTCGTCAGGTGCGTGATGACCGAGCGGAGGTCCTTCGTGTCCAGCAGCGCCAGCCCGCGCTGATCGGCCCAGTGGAAGATCAGGCCGAGCGTCGACTCCTGGGTTTCGTTGAGCCCCAGCACCTTCGACAGCAGGATCGGGCCGAAACTCGTGATCGTCGCCCGGATCGGCGACCCCTTGCCACCCGTGCCCAGCGACAGGAACTGCACGGGGAAGGCGGCGGGCTCCCAGGAGTCACTCAGTTCTTCCGCGCGCTTGGCGATCTTGTCGTTGCTCTCGCCCTGCGCGGCGAGCCCCGACAGGTCGCCCTTCACGTCCGCCAGCACCACCGGCACTCCCGCGGCCGACAGCTGTTCGGCGATCAGCTGCAGGGTCTTCGTCTTGCCGGTGCCGGTCGCGCCCGCGACCAGCCCGTGCCGGTTCAGCGTCGCCAGCGGCAGGCGGACCGCGGCGCCGGCGTCGGCCTTGCCGTCGATCACGACCGCGCCGAGCTCGACCGCCGCGCCCTCGCTCACGTACCCCTGCGCGATCTCCTGGGCTGGACCTTGTTCGACCACTGTCGCTCCCTGGTCTGTGACATGACTCACCTGAGGATGCACACGCTGCCAGCAACGCGCCGAACCCGCACGTCGCGCGTCACGAATCCCCGGGTCGGGTTAGGGTTTCGGGGTGAACGACCGCCTAGTCTGGATCGACTGCGAGATGACGGGGCTCGACCTCGGCAAGGACGCGTTGATCGAAATAGCCGCGCTGGTGACCGACGCCGAGCTCAACGTCCTCGGCGAAGGCGTCGACATCGTCATCCACGCCGACGACGAAGCCCTCGACGGCATGCCGGAGGTCGTCCGCGAAATGCACGCCCACTCCGGCCTCACCGAAGAGGTCCGGCGCTCCACCGTGACCATGGAAGAAGCCGAGCAGCGCGTGCTCGAGTACATCCGCGCGCACGTGCCCGAGGCCAACGTCGCCCCGCTCGCCGGCAACTCCATCGCCACCGACCGCGGCTTCATCACCCGCGACATGCCCCTCCTCGACGCGCACCTGCACTACCGCATGGTCGACGTCTCGTCGGTGAAGGAACTCGTCCGGCGCTGGTACCCGCGGATCTACTACGCCAAGCCCGAGAAGGGCCTCGCGCACCGCGCGCTCGCCGACATCAAGGAATCCATCGGGGAGCTCGACTACTACCGTCGCGTCGCCTTCGTCCCGCAGCCCGGCCCGACCACCGAACAGGCCAAGGCCGCGGCCGCTGAAGTGCAGGAACGCCACGAAGGGTAACCCGTTGCGAGCCCCTGAAACGGGCACGCTAATATAGTGCGGCCGAGGTGATGGGGAGCTCCCCGAGCCCGGCGATGGTGGGCGTAGCTCAGCTGGTAGAGCACCTGGTTGTGGTCCAGGAGGTCGCGGGTTCGAAACCCGTCGCTCACCCCATCACCCCAGTCTGTTCGGGGCCTTCGGCCCCTCCAAACGGGCTGGGGTTTCGCCTTTTTTCGGGGGCCGAGCCCCCGAACCCCCGCCGGAGGGCTGCGCCCCCGGACCCCCATCAGATCGGTGCCGTGAGGGGCGATCGAGCCGGGCGGATTTGCGCAGCCTCTCCGCCGAACCAGATACCGGCACCGGCGATGACGCCGACACCCGTCACGACCGTGACGGTGAGCCCGCCCAAGCCGACGAAGCCGACCACATCGGCCAAGAAGTCGCCGTGGCGCTGCGAGCCCGGCTATCCGAACTGCACGAAGGCCCAGTCTCAGAAGTACCTCGCCGAGCTCGAGTACCAGAGATGCGTCCGTGATCCAGAGAAGATCTGGGACACCGGCAGGCAGAAGTGCCGCTACAAGACCAGCGGCGAGAC is a genomic window containing:
- a CDS encoding helicase HerA-like domain-containing protein, coding for MVEQGPAQEIAQGYVSEGAAVELGAVVIDGKADAGAAVRLPLATLNRHGLVAGATGTGKTKTLQLIAEQLSAAGVPVVLADVKGDLSGLAAQGESNDKIAKRAEELSDSWEPAAFPVQFLSLGTGGKGSPIRATITSFGPILLSKVLGLNETQESTLGLIFHWADQRGLALLDTKDLRSVITHLTSDEGKEDLKGIGGVSAATAGVILRALSNLEAQGGEDFFGEPELDVHDLMREADGKAMVTLLELDNLQSKPALFSTFLMWLLAELFEELPEEGDLDKPKLVFFFDEAHLLFNDASKAFLERIEQTVKLIRSKGVGVFFCTQLPTDIPNNVLSQLGARVQHALRAFTPEDQAALTKTVKTYPKTKHYELDSALTSLGIGEAIVTVLSERGAPTPVAWTRLRAPRSKMGSIGTEAITAATTSSGLHAKYSETIDRESAYEKLAAKVAAPPAGEAPPPEAPAPKPEKQEPGMVEQAMKNPAVKSFLRSAASALGREITRGLFGNRRR
- the orn gene encoding oligoribonuclease, with the translated sequence MNDRLVWIDCEMTGLDLGKDALIEIAALVTDAELNVLGEGVDIVIHADDEALDGMPEVVREMHAHSGLTEEVRRSTVTMEEAEQRVLEYIRAHVPEANVAPLAGNSIATDRGFITRDMPLLDAHLHYRMVDVSSVKELVRRWYPRIYYAKPEKGLAHRALADIKESIGELDYYRRVAFVPQPGPTTEQAKAAAAEVQERHEG